In Nostoc sp. UHCC 0926, a single genomic region encodes these proteins:
- a CDS encoding AAA-like domain-containing protein, translating into MTQYQYQVGGSLPQNAPTYVKRQADHDLYEGLKAGDFCYVLNSRQMGKSSLRVQVMQQLQTEKFACAAVDITAIGTADITPEQWYAGVIDTLVGSFNIYTEFDLDTWWTDNGLLSPVQRLSKFIETILLKTITEKIVIFIDEIDSVLSLSFNLDDFFAVIRDCYNRRADHPEYNRLTFALIGVSTPSDLIQDKRRTPFNIGQAIDLTGFQLPEAEPLARGLVAVGDSQELMQAVLDWTGGQPFLTQKVCKLLIEECPVETRFIASCGDEEKSQIEGLVAGVVRRRIIENWEMQDEPEHLKTIRDRILQSGEQRTGRLLGLYQQILQQGEIVADDSPEQTQLRLTGLVVKREGKLRIYNRIYKEVFKQEWCDKILAKLRPYSDTLNAWVESERQDESRLLLGKTLQDAQEWAVGKSLSDLDYQFLAASQELEKRDVQKRLEVEEQAKQVLAEANYKANQRIRIGSLVLGLTVLGAVASLIFAEYQLGQARTAKAQTDNAQTELEKAKTETAVTKQDNQRISADNKKISRDNQRISKQVAQEKQNLGNVTSKMNAANVKVNQAQQNLKLAENKVAAASANASQAEGQANQANQQRQEAQQRRQKAVADLNRARQEQKQARQQLQTAQIALNAADAARKVALTATQLEQGVTNTLQMFEASREFDALLLAMKTAGTLKSLVKDKQSLADYPAYSPLFSLQRILSSTNIREQNRFEGHSEEVFSVVFSPDGKTLASASRDNTIKLWNLDTGKEITTLTGHSSWVNSVVFSPDGKTLASASRDNTIKLWNLHTGKEITTLTGHSSWVNSVVFSPDGKTLASASRDNTIKLWNLHTGKEITTLTGHSSWVNSVVFSPDGKTLAFASRDNTIKLWNLHTGKEITTLTGHSSWVNSVVFSPDGKTLAFASRDNTIKLWNLHTGKEITTLTGHSSWVNSVVFSPDGKTLAFASRDNTIKLWNLHTGKEITTLTGHSSWVNSVVFSPDGKTLAFASRDNTIKLWNLHTGKEITTLTGHSSWVNSVVFSPDGKTLAFASRDNTIKLWNLHTGKEITTLTGHSDYVYSVVFSPDGKTLASASTDKTIKLWNLNLDDLLAQGCSWLKSYLISHPDAVKVCPRD; encoded by the coding sequence ATGACCCAGTACCAATATCAAGTCGGTGGTAGTCTTCCTCAAAATGCACCAACTTATGTTAAACGGCAAGCTGACCATGACCTCTATGAAGGCTTGAAGGCTGGGGATTTTTGTTATGTACTCAATTCCCGGCAGATGGGGAAATCTAGCTTGCGGGTGCAGGTGATGCAGCAGTTGCAAACTGAGAAATTTGCTTGTGCTGCTGTTGATATTACAGCTATTGGAACGGCAGATATTACCCCAGAACAGTGGTATGCCGGGGTGATTGATACTCTAGTGGGAAGTTTTAATATTTATACAGAATTTGATTTAGATACTTGGTGGACTGATAACGGTTTGCTTTCACCAGTACAGCGGTTGAGCAAGTTTATTGAAACAATATTACTAAAAACAATTACTGAAAAGATTGTTATTTTTATTGATGAAATTGACAGCGTTCTGAGTCTTTCATTCAACTTGGATGACTTTTTTGCAGTTATCCGCGATTGCTACAACCGACGAGCTGACCATCCTGAATATAACCGCCTCACCTTTGCTTTGATTGGCGTATCTACACCTTCAGATTTGATTCAAGATAAACGCCGGACACCTTTTAATATTGGACAAGCAATTGATTTGACTGGGTTTCAACTCCCGGAGGCAGAACCTTTGGCGCGGGGATTGGTGGCGGTGGGTGATTCTCAAGAGTTGATGCAGGCGGTGCTGGATTGGACGGGAGGACAGCCGTTTTTGACGCAAAAAGTTTGTAAATTGTTAATTGAGGAATGCCCTGTAGAGACGCGATTTATCGCGTCTTGTGGAGACGAGGAGAAATCCCAAATTGAGGGGTTGGTGGCAGGGGTGGTAAGAAGGCGGATCATTGAAAATTGGGAGATGCAAGATGAGCCGGAGCATTTGAAGACGATTCGTGACAGAATTTTGCAGAGTGGGGAACAGAGGACTGGGCGATTGTTGGGGTTGTATCAGCAGATTTTGCAGCAGGGAGAGATAGTAGCTGATGATAGTCCTGAACAAACGCAACTGCGGCTGACGGGTTTGGTGGTGAAGCGGGAGGGGAAGCTGCGAATTTATAACCGTATATATAAGGAGGTGTTTAAACAGGAATGGTGCGACAAGATTTTAGCAAAGTTGCGCCCCTACTCCGATACATTGAACGCTTGGGTTGAGTCGGAACGTCAAGATGAGTCGCGCTTGCTGCTAGGAAAGACTTTGCAAGATGCTCAAGAATGGGCAGTAGGTAAAAGTTTGAGTGATTTGGATTATCAGTTTTTAGCTGCTAGCCAGGAGTTGGAAAAGCGTGATGTGCAGAAAAGGCTGGAGGTAGAGGAACAGGCAAAGCAGGTATTAGCAGAGGCGAACTATAAAGCTAATCAACGTATTCGTATTGGTTCTTTGGTGTTAGGGCTGACTGTGCTGGGGGCAGTTGCATCATTAATATTTGCTGAATATCAATTGGGACAAGCACGAACAGCAAAGGCACAAACAGATAATGCCCAAACGGAATTAGAAAAAGCAAAAACAGAAACCGCAGTAACCAAGCAAGATAATCAGCGAATATCAGCAGACAATAAAAAAATATCACGCGACAATCAAAGGATATCAAAACAGGTAGCACAGGAAAAACAGAATCTTGGTAACGTAACTTCAAAAATGAATGCTGCAAATGTCAAAGTGAATCAGGCACAGCAAAACCTGAAACTAGCCGAAAACAAAGTGGCAGCAGCTAGCGCAAATGCTAGTCAAGCTGAAGGACAGGCAAACCAAGCAAATCAACAACGACAAGAGGCACAACAGCGGCGTCAAAAAGCTGTTGCAGATTTAAATCGGGCAAGGCAAGAACAAAAGCAGGCGCGACAACAATTACAAACTGCTCAAATTGCTCTAAATGCAGCAGATGCAGCTAGAAAAGTTGCTTTAACGGCTACGCAATTGGAACAAGGCGTAACAAATACGTTGCAGATGTTCGAGGCTTCCAGGGAATTTGATGCTCTGCTATTAGCAATGAAAACGGCAGGAACATTAAAAAGTCTGGTCAAGGATAAACAATCTTTAGCAGACTATCCAGCATACAGCCCTTTGTTTAGTTTGCAGAGAATTCTATCTAGTACTAATATTCGTGAACAAAATCGTTTTGAAGGGCATAGCGAAGAGGTCTTCAGCGTCGTCTTCAGCCCGGATGGCAAAACTTTAGCTTCCGCCAGCCGTGACAACACGATCAAATTATGGAATCTCGATACGGGCAAAGAAATTACCACTCTCACAGGGCATAGCAGTTGGGTCAACAGCGTCGTCTTCAGCCCGGATGGCAAAACTTTAGCTTCCGCCAGTCGTGACAACACGATCAAATTGTGGAATCTTCACACGGGCAAAGAAATTACCACTCTTACAGGGCATAGCAGTTGGGTCAACAGCGTCGTCTTCAGCCCGGATGGCAAAACTTTAGCTTCCGCCAGTCGTGACAACACGATCAAATTGTGGAATCTTCACACGGGCAAAGAAATTACCACTCTTACAGGGCATAGCAGTTGGGTCAACAGCGTCGTCTTCAGCCCGGATGGCAAAACTTTAGCTTTTGCCAGTCGTGACAACACCATCAAATTGTGGAATCTTCACACGGGCAAAGAAATTACCACTCTCACAGGGCATAGCAGTTGGGTCAACAGCGTCGTCTTCAGCCCGGATGGCAAAACTTTAGCTTTTGCCAGTCGTGACAACACCATCAAATTGTGGAATCTTCACACGGGCAAAGAAATTACCACTCTCACAGGGCATAGCAGTTGGGTCAACAGCGTCGTCTTCAGCCCGGATGGCAAAACTTTAGCTTTTGCCAGTCGTGACAACACCATCAAATTGTGGAATCTTCACACGGGCAAAGAAATTACCACTCTCACAGGGCATAGCAGTTGGGTCAACAGCGTCGTCTTCAGCCCGGATGGCAAAACTTTAGCTTTTGCCAGTCGTGACAACACCATCAAATTGTGGAATCTTCACACGGGCAAAGAAATTACCACTCTCACAGGGCATAGCAGTTGGGTCAACAGCGTCGTCTTCAGCCCGGATGGCAAAACTTTAGCTTTTGCCAGTCGTGACAACACCATCAAATTGTGGAATCTTCACACGGGCAAAGAAATTACCACTCTCACAGGGCATAGCGATTATGTCTACAGCGTCGTCTTCAGCCCGGATGGCAAAACTTTAGCTTCCGCCAGTACTGACAAGACGATCAAATTGTGGAATCTGAATCTTGATGATTTATTAGCACAGGGTTGCAGTTGGCTTAAGAGTTATTTGATTAGCCATCCTGATGCGGTTAAGGTGTGTCCAAGGGACTAG
- a CDS encoding type II toxin-antitoxin system RelE family toxin — translation MPTFIKDLKALKSTPVFESVKCLVFEEIPSYSSLDEISNLKKLKDADSAYRLRVGDYRIGFTVAGDIITFVRVLHRKDIYRYFP, via the coding sequence ATGCCTACTTTTATCAAAGACCTCAAGGCGCTTAAAAGTACCCCGGTGTTTGAGTCAGTGAAATGCCTTGTTTTTGAGGAAATTCCTAGCTATTCTAGTCTGGATGAAATAAGCAATCTGAAAAAACTCAAAGATGCTGATAGTGCATATCGCCTCAGGGTTGGAGATTACCGCATAGGCTTCACAGTTGCAGGAGATATAATCACCTTTGTTCGGGTTCTCCACCGTAAAGACATTTACCGCTACTTTCCATAG